A genome region from Bacillaceae bacterium IKA-2 includes the following:
- the codY gene encoding GTP-sensing pleiotropic transcriptional regulator CodY, with the protein MELLTKTRKINEMLQKAAGQPVNFKDMAETLRDVITANIFILSRRGKLLGFAIKQEIENDRMKKMLEDRQFPEDYITNLFKITETSSNLDNNSEFTAFPVENKELFHGGLTTIVPISGGGNRIGTLILSRLTGSFDNDDLILAEYGATVVGMEILHEKTVEIEHEARSKAVVQMAVGSLSYSELEAVEHIFEELDGNEGLLVASKIADRVGITRSVIVNALRKLESAGVIESRSLGMKGTFIKVLNDKFLMELEKLKNK; encoded by the coding sequence ATGGAATTATTAACAAAAACAAGAAAGATTAATGAAATGCTTCAAAAAGCAGCTGGTCAACCAGTAAACTTTAAGGATATGGCTGAAACTCTTCGAGATGTAATAACTGCAAATATTTTTATACTGAGTAGACGCGGTAAGCTATTAGGGTTTGCGATAAAGCAGGAAATTGAAAACGATAGAATGAAAAAAATGTTAGAAGATCGTCAATTCCCTGAAGACTATATTACAAACTTATTTAAAATAACAGAAACTTCTTCTAATCTTGATAATAATAGTGAATTTACAGCTTTTCCTGTTGAAAATAAAGAACTATTCCATGGCGGTTTAACAACAATTGTTCCAATTAGTGGTGGCGGAAATAGAATTGGGACATTAATTTTATCTAGGTTAACAGGGTCTTTTGATAATGATGATTTAATCTTAGCTGAATATGGTGCTACTGTTGTTGGAATGGAAATTTTACATGAAAAAACAGTAGAAATTGAGCATGAAGCTCGTAGCAAAGCTGTTGTACAAATGGCTGTTGGATCGCTTTCTTATAGTGAATTAGAAGCAGTTGAACATATTTTTGAAGAGTTAGATGGAAACGAAGGTTTACTTGTAGCTTCGAAGATTGCTGATCGTGTAGGGATTACACGCTCAGTAATCGTCAATGCATTACGTAAACTTGAAAGTGCTGGGGTTATTGAATCGCGGTCATTAGGAATG
- the hslU gene encoding HslU--HslV peptidase ATPase subunit, which produces MENHLTPRQIVEKLDQYIVGQEKAKRAVAIALRNRYRRGQLDEKLRDEVTPKNILMIGPTGVGKTEIARRLAKLVGAPFVKVEATKFTEVGYVGRDVESMVRDLVETSIRLVKEDRMKKVKGKAKENANKRIVELLVPSKKTEKSYKNPFEMIFGGQNQTEQQQPVKNNEEEDLHEQRNRMERLLALGELEDHYLTIEVEEQANGFLDMFQGSGMEQMGMNMQDMMGNLMPKKKKNRKLTVREARKVLTDSEAQKLIDMDEVTQEAIHRAEQLGIIFIDEIDKVVGKGNQASADVSREGVQRDILPIVEGSTVVTKYGSVSTDHVLFIAAGAFHVAKPSDLIPELQGRFPIRVELANLTINDFVRILVEPNNALIKQYQALLATEGIEVVFSDEAIQRIAKIATEVNDDTENIGARRLHTILEKLLEDLSFEASDITLEKIVITPEYVDQKLATIAKNRDLSQYIL; this is translated from the coding sequence ATGGAAAATCATTTAACGCCTCGACAAATAGTAGAAAAATTAGATCAATATATCGTTGGTCAAGAAAAAGCGAAACGAGCGGTGGCAATCGCACTTCGCAATCGTTATCGGCGTGGTCAATTAGATGAGAAGCTTCGCGATGAAGTAACACCAAAGAACATTTTAATGATCGGTCCAACTGGAGTTGGGAAAACAGAAATTGCGCGCCGACTTGCAAAACTTGTAGGGGCACCATTTGTGAAGGTTGAGGCAACAAAGTTTACGGAAGTTGGCTATGTAGGACGCGATGTAGAATCAATGGTTCGTGACCTCGTTGAAACATCCATTCGGCTTGTAAAAGAAGATCGTATGAAGAAGGTAAAGGGAAAAGCTAAAGAAAATGCTAATAAGCGCATTGTCGAACTGTTAGTGCCTTCTAAAAAAACTGAAAAATCTTATAAAAACCCTTTCGAGATGATTTTTGGTGGTCAAAATCAAACTGAACAGCAACAACCAGTTAAGAATAACGAGGAAGAAGATCTTCACGAACAGAGGAACCGTATGGAACGTCTGCTTGCATTAGGAGAACTTGAAGATCATTACCTAACAATTGAAGTTGAAGAACAAGCAAATGGCTTTTTGGATATGTTCCAAGGTTCTGGTATGGAACAAATGGGTATGAACATGCAAGATATGATGGGTAACCTAATGCCTAAAAAGAAGAAAAATCGAAAGCTTACCGTTCGTGAAGCTCGTAAAGTATTAACTGATAGCGAGGCTCAAAAATTGATTGATATGGATGAAGTAACCCAGGAAGCAATTCATAGGGCTGAGCAACTAGGGATTATTTTTATCGATGAAATTGACAAAGTTGTTGGGAAAGGGAACCAGGCTAGTGCAGATGTTTCTCGAGAAGGTGTTCAGCGAGATATTTTACCAATCGTCGAAGGTTCAACCGTTGTTACAAAGTATGGCTCTGTTAGTACAGATCACGTCTTATTTATCGCCGCGGGTGCTTTCCATGTAGCGAAACCATCGGATTTAATTCCGGAATTACAGGGGCGCTTTCCGATCCGTGTAGAATTAGCTAATTTAACAATTAATGATTTTGTTAGAATTTTAGTGGAACCAAATAATGCATTGATTAAACAATATCAAGCTTTGCTTGCAACAGAAGGTATAGAAGTGGTTTTTTCTGACGAAGCTATTCAGAGAATTGCAAAAATTGCCACCGAAGTAAACGACGATACAGAAAATATTGGGGCAAGAAGACTTCATACTATTTTAGAAAAACTACTTGAAGATCTCTCATTTGAAGCATCTGATATTACCTTAGAAAAAATTGTGATAACCCCTGAGTACGTTGATCAGAAATTAGCAACTATCGCTAAAAATCGTGATTTAAGTCAATACATTTTATAG